The window CCAGGACTGCGATCACGACTTCGAGCTGCTCGTGCGGGAGTCGACCACCCTCGAGTGCCCCACGTGCCACGGGCGGAAGCTCGAGAAGCAGCTCTCGGTGTTCGCGGTGGGCGCGGAGGGGCGGTCGACCCCGATCCGGACGCCGGCCGCTGGCCCCTGTGGGTCGTGCGGGCATCCCGACGGCCCGGGCTCCTGCTCGGTGCACTAGCCGCCCGCTGGGGTGCAGGCCGTGAGGGTCCTCCGCCTGGTCTGGCACGGCTTGGCGCTGGTCGGTGTGGCGGCCATCGGTGGCGGGGCGTGGTTTGCGTCCCAGGGCGTGTCTTCCACGGCCACGCCGGGCGCCCTCGAAACCCGCGTCGCCCGGACCGCGCGGCACCTCCTGATACCGGCGGTCGCCCGGCACCGCGCCAACCCCGTGTCCGAGTCTCCGCTGGTCCTGGAGGTCGCCCGGGCGCACTGGGCCGACCACTGCGCGAGCTGTCACGCCAACGACGGGTCGGGACAGACGGCCATGGGACAGCGCCTCTACCCGAAGGCGCCAGACATGCGCCTCCCCGCCACGCAAGCCCTCAGCGACGGCGAGCTCTTCCACATCATCGAGCACGGCGTGAAGCTCACGGGCATGCCGGCCTGGGGGACCGGGACGCCGGGCAGCGAGCAGGAATCGTGGGAGCTCGTGCGGTTCATCCGGCACCTCCCGTCGCTCTCGGAGGACGAGCTGGCGGAGATGGACGAGCTCAATCCGCGCAGCCGGGCCGAGTGGCAGGAGCTCGAAGACGAGCGGCGCTTCCTGTCTGGTACACTCGACGTGCCCGATGTGCCCCCGCACGGGGTCAGGCATCGTCCGTAGTTCCGGGAGGCTCTCGATGAACCGACGTGCGTTCGTGCTCGCCCTGGCCGCCAGCACCGTGCCGGCCGCCGTCGCGCTGGGCCACGAGGGCCACGATCACAAGATCGTCGGCCACGTCGCCGAGGTGACCGCCGGGACGCTCGTCGTGAAGGCCGTGAAGGGCGGCGCACTCTCGTCGATCGCCATCACGGCGGCGACCAAGATCACCAAGGGCCGCATGAAGATGGCCGCGACGGACCTGAAGGTCGGCGACCGCGTCGTCGTCAACATCGGCAGCGGCAAGACGCCGCTGGTCGCGAAGGCCGTGCAAATCGGCACGGCAGCCGCGACGCGCTGAGCGCCGCGCCGGCATGTCGATTGCGACGTCGATTCTCTGTCCCGTCGACTTCTCGCCCGACGCCGAGCGCGCCTTGCGGCATGCCGTCGCCCTGGCCGGCAGCGCCGGCGCGCGCCTCACGCTCCTCACCGTCAACGACCCGATTCTCGTCACCGCCCTGAAAGTGACGGGCCGCCAGGACGCCCTCCGCCGCCAGATCCAGGAGGCGCTCCAGGACACCCTCGCGCGCGTCCCCACGCCGGCGCCTCCCGTGGTCCCGGCCATCGACGTCGCCACGGGCAGCCCCGCGACCGAGATCCTGGAGGCGGTCACCCGCGTGGAGGCCGACCTCGTGGTCATCGGGACGCGCGGGCTCGGTCGGGCCGGCCAGCTGCTCTTCGGGTCCACCACGGAACGCGTGCTCCACGCCGCGAGCGTGCCGGTGCTCGTCGTGCCGGACTACGCGCCCGAGCGGATGAGCATCGAGCTCGGCGTGACCCGCTACACGGTCCATCGCGTGATCGCGGCTGCCGGCCTCGACCCGGCCGATGCCGTCGTGGCGGCGTCGGCCGCCGCCTGGGCCCGCGAGTGCGCCGCCGGCCTCACCCTCGCTCACGTCTGCGCCGCGCCGCCGACGCCGTCATGGTGGCCGTTCCCGGCCGCAGCGGCCGAGGACGACCGCCTCGAGTCCGCGATGGAGCAGCTCGCAACGCTGGGGCGCACCGTGGAGCACCCGACGCCCGTGGGGCTCGAAGTACGGCGCGGGCACGTCGCCAGCGAACTGGCCGCGCTCGCCCGCGAGGCCGATGCCGGCATGGTCGTGCTCTCACGCGGCGCCGGCACCCACCGGTTGGGCGCTACTGCGTACCGGGTCGCCGTGTCCGCTCACGTGCCGACGCTGGTCGTCTCCGCCCCGCCGCCGCCCGCCGCCTGAGGCGCCCTGGCCCGAGCGAGGTCAGTACGCGCTCGTCAGCGCGGCGGCCGAGGTGAAGTGCGGCGCGATGTCCACGGGCACGTCGGCCAGCTTGTCGAGCACGGCCTGCGTGGTCGGCCGGATCACGCCGAGCGTCTCGAGCATCCCTTTCGCCTTCGCGTAGTCGCCCTCGGCCTGCAGCGTCATGAACTCGCGAGTGAGCGAGACGACGGCCTCGCGGATCTTCGACGCGTCCACGGCGAACGTGCCGTCGGGATTCACGGTGAAGGCGCCCTGGTCGAGCAGGTAGTTCAGCTGCACCGCCTGGCCGCGGCCGTGTGCCTCGGTGATGCCGAAGCGGACGGACCGGAACGCCGAGGCGAGGAACGTCGTGTACATCGTCCGCTCGAACTCCTTCGGCAGCTGGCCCTTGTCCACCAGGAACTGCAGCGCGAAGAGCCCAGAGATGTCCGCCTTGGCTTCCTCGATGGCGCTGTAGGTGTCCTTGAGCTCCTGGCGCACGGTGGTGGCGCGGCCGTTCACGGTGATGCCGTGGGGCCCGAGGCCGTGCATCAGCTCGTGCATGAGGATGTGCGTGAAGAAGGCGTCGAAGGCGACGTTGGCACGGTCGGCCGGAGCGAGCGCGATCTGGGAAATGGGCACCAGCACCTTGTCGAACTTGGCCTGCTGGTTGTTCTTGAGCATGATCCGCTTGCTGCCCTTCTCGCGGATCACCCGCTCGTCGTTGGGCAGGTTGAAGGCCGCCGTCTGGACGCCGCGGTTGCCGTCGCCGGACGAGAACACGGTGTTGACGACGGCGATCGGCGCCATGGCGCCGAGCGCGGGGTTCCGGTACTTCGGATCGATCGGCAGGTGGTTCTCGATGTCCTGGAGCGCCCCCGCGAACTGCTGCAGCTTGTCGGACTCCGCCTGGTCCTTCACCGTGATGAAGGCCTCGAACGCCGCCTTGTAGTTGAACCACTCGTCCTCGTAGACCTCGTAGGGACCGATGGTCGGCTCGATGGAGGCGTCGAGCTCCATCCACCTGACGTCGCTCTCGTAGTAGTCGTTCGAGAGGAAGGCGGCCGCCCGGGCCTCGAGGAACGCCTTGAGCGACGGTTGCGTGGTGGCCGCCGCGGCCTCGCGCAGGTGCGCGGCCGCGAGCGCCAGCTCGCTCTGGTATTCCACGTTGTACGGCACGGCGACCAGTTGTCCCGCGCTCCCGCGGCGGATCGTGGTGAAGAAGCCGGTGGCCGCCTGGCGGGCCGGGC of the Vicinamibacterales bacterium genome contains:
- a CDS encoding zinc ribbon domain-containing protein encodes the protein MPLYEYHCQDCDHDFELLVRESTTLECPTCHGRKLEKQLSVFAVGAEGRSTPIRTPAAGPCGSCGHPDGPGSCSVH
- a CDS encoding cytochrome c, coding for MRVLRLVWHGLALVGVAAIGGGAWFASQGVSSTATPGALETRVARTARHLLIPAVARHRANPVSESPLVLEVARAHWADHCASCHANDGSGQTAMGQRLYPKAPDMRLPATQALSDGELFHIIEHGVKLTGMPAWGTGTPGSEQESWELVRFIRHLPSLSEDELAEMDELNPRSRAEWQELEDERRFLSGTLDVPDVPPHGVRHRP
- a CDS encoding universal stress protein, which codes for MSIATSILCPVDFSPDAERALRHAVALAGSAGARLTLLTVNDPILVTALKVTGRQDALRRQIQEALQDTLARVPTPAPPVVPAIDVATGSPATEILEAVTRVEADLVVIGTRGLGRAGQLLFGSTTERVLHAASVPVLVVPDYAPERMSIELGVTRYTVHRVIAAAGLDPADAVVAASAAAWARECAAGLTLAHVCAAPPTPSWWPFPAAAAEDDRLESAMEQLATLGRTVEHPTPVGLEVRRGHVASELAALAREADAGMVVLSRGAGTHRLGATAYRVAVSAHVPTLVVSAPPPPAA